GCAGCTGGCGCGAGCGTGTCGCGCGCGTGCTGGCGATCGACTGCCCGGAAGAGGTGCAGGTGCGGCGCGTGATGGCCAGGAACGGCTTGCCGGAAGCGCAGGTGCGCGCCATCATGGCGGCGCAGGTGACGCGCGCGCGCCGCCTGCAGGAAGCCGACGACGTGATCGTCAACGATGCCGGCACCGAGGCCCTGTTGCCGCAGGTGGAACGCCTGCACGCCTTTTACCTTGATGAAGTGGCAAGATCGAAAACCGCAGTGAACGGACGTTTGTAATTTTGGCCATCATGGTTCAGAATCACGGGGTTGCTCGTCAGTCCAGTACCGCCGGCATGCGCACGCCTGCCGAGAATCCATTTTGATGGTGGATTCTTCATTCAAAGGAATGTCATTTTGATCGTCTACGAATACCCATTCAACGAGCGCATTCGCACGTTGTTGCGGCTGGAAGACCTGTACGGCAAGTTCAAATTCTTCGTCGATCAGGAACACCCGCTGCAGCACCATGTCGCGCTCGCGACGATCTTCGACATGCTGGAAGTGGCCGGCCGCGCCGACCTGAAGTCCGACCTGCTGCAGGAACTGGAGCGCCAGAAGCAGAGCCTGCTCACCTACCGCAGCAATCCGAACGTCGCCAGCGAGATGCTGGACGCGGTGCTGGGCGAACTCGACACCGTCAGCAACGCGCTGGTGAACGCCCAGGGCAAGACCGGCCAGAACGTGCGCGACAACGAATGGCTGATGAGCATCCGCGGCCGCACCATCATCCCCGGCGGCGCCTGCGAATTCGACCTGCCCTCCTACTACGCCTGGCAAAAGCGCCCGGCCGGACAGCGCTACGCCGACATCATGGCCTGGTTCGCGCCGCTGGCGCCGCTGTTCGACGCGCTGTCCCTGGTGCTGCGCCTGTTGCGCGATTCCGGCGGACCGGTCAAGATGATCGCCGTGGCCGGCAGCTACCAGCAGATGCTGCAGGGGAAGGTGTACCAGATGCTGCGCCTGGCGCTGGACGAGAACCTGGGCGCGATCCCCGAGATCTCGGCCAACAAGTACATGCTGTGGGTGCGCTTCACCACCCAGGGCGGCGACCTGAAGCCCAAGCCGCTGGAAGAAGACGTGCCGTTCGAGCTCACGCTCTGCAATTTTTGAATCCTTCGCATTGTAAAGAATCGCTGTCATGACCGTCGTATCCTGTCCAACCTGCGGCCAGAAGGTCGAGTGGACGCCAGCCAATCCATACCGTCCCTTCTGTTCCGAACGCTGCAAGCAGATCGACCTGGGCGCCTGGGCCGAAGAAAAGTACACGATCCCGGGCTCGTCGCCGGGAGAAACGCGCGACGACGACGCGCCCGAACGCTGAACGGCCGAACGGCCGGCTTCCCAGGGTGCGCATCGCGCGCTCCTGCATCCGTTTTGGAGAAATCATGCCGCTCGTGACCCTGACCGTCCGCAAACCGAAAAGCAGCGAATTCAAGTCGGCCGTGCTGGATGCCGTGCATGCCAGCCTGGTGTCGAGCGGCGTGCCGGATACCGACAAGTTCCAGCGCGTGCTGGAGCTGGACGCCGCCGACTTCCGCTACGACCCCGCCTATCCCGACGTCGCCGGCGCGCGCAACGGGGACTTCGTGCTGATCGAGATCCTGTGGTCGGTCGGGCGCAGCGTCAAGGTCAAGAAAAAGCTGCTGGGCGAACTGATGGACCGGCTGCGCGCGGCCGGCCTGGACCCCGAGAACGTGATGGTGGTGTTCAAGGAAACCGCCTGGGAAAACTGGGCCTTCGCGGGCGGACGCTTCATTCATACGTGAGCGGCGCCTGGGCCACGCGGTGCGCGCTGGCCGCGATCCGCGCCTACCAGCGCTGGCTGTCGCCGCACAAGGGATTCTGCTGCGCCCTGCGCGCCGCCACCGGCGCCGACAGCTGCTCGGCCTACGGCTACCGCGTGATCGAACGCTTCGGCCTGCGCCGTGGACTCGGCCTGCTCGACCGCCGCCTGGCGCTGTGCGGCCAGGTGCACCGGCGCGCGCCGCCCGCGCCGCTCGCGCTATCGGGCACGCCTGGCGCCGCCGCGCCGCCGGGCCGGCGTGCGCAGGTTCGCCCCCCGCTGCCGGGCCGCCAGGGCGGCTTCTGCGACGTGCCGTCGTGCGATTGCGACCTGCCCGGCTGCGACGCGCATGCGCGCAGCGGCGCCGGGAAGGTGTGCGACGCGCTCGACTGCGCCTCCGATGCCGCCGATTGCCTGCCGGAGCGCTGGCGGCGCCGCCCGCAGGAGGGGAGCCGCCAGCGCATCGCCGCGCTGGCCGACCGCATACGGCGCAACCGGGCGCGGCGCCGCATGAACGGCCGCGCAGCCGACGACCGCGACGATTAGTTCGCCGCCACCTTTTCAGCCACGACTTTTTCCACCACCACCTGCTCCGGCATCGCCGACGAATGGTGGTTCATGATCTTCCACTCGCCGCCGATCTTTTCGTACACGTAGGTGTAGCGCGCCTGCACCTTGGCCGGCTTGCCGTCGCGGACGATGTCGAAGGTGTAGACGCCGCTGTCGAGCGCGGTGTCCGGACCCAGCAGGCGGATCTGGCGGTAGTTGATGTGGCCGTGCGGCTTGAGCGCCATGAAGTGCACGAAGTAATCCTGGATATCGGCCGGCGTGGTGCGCACGCGGTTCGACACGGTCGGCTGCAGCACGCCATCCCTGGCATACAGCTTGACCATCTCTTCCGGCTTGCCGGTTTCCAGCGCCGCTTCCCAATGGTCGAACAGTGCCGCGATCT
The genomic region above belongs to Massilia forsythiae and contains:
- the zapD gene encoding cell division protein ZapD, whose amino-acid sequence is MIVYEYPFNERIRTLLRLEDLYGKFKFFVDQEHPLQHHVALATIFDMLEVAGRADLKSDLLQELERQKQSLLTYRSNPNVASEMLDAVLGELDTVSNALVNAQGKTGQNVRDNEWLMSIRGRTIIPGGACEFDLPSYYAWQKRPAGQRYADIMAWFAPLAPLFDALSLVLRLLRDSGGPVKMIAVAGSYQQMLQGKVYQMLRLALDENLGAIPEISANKYMLWVRFTTQGGDLKPKPLEEDVPFELTLCNF
- the yacG gene encoding DNA gyrase inhibitor YacG translates to MTVVSCPTCGQKVEWTPANPYRPFCSERCKQIDLGAWAEEKYTIPGSSPGETRDDDAPER
- a CDS encoding tautomerase family protein translates to MPLVTLTVRKPKSSEFKSAVLDAVHASLVSSGVPDTDKFQRVLELDAADFRYDPAYPDVAGARNGDFVLIEILWSVGRSVKVKKKLLGELMDRLRAAGLDPENVMVVFKETAWENWAFAGGRFIHT
- the yidD gene encoding membrane protein insertion efficiency factor YidD yields the protein MSGAWATRCALAAIRAYQRWLSPHKGFCCALRAATGADSCSAYGYRVIERFGLRRGLGLLDRRLALCGQVHRRAPPAPLALSGTPGAAAPPGRRAQVRPPLPGRQGGFCDVPSCDCDLPGCDAHARSGAGKVCDALDCASDAADCLPERWRRRPQEGSRQRIAALADRIRRNRARRRMNGRAADDRDD
- a CDS encoding SgcJ/EcaC family oxidoreductase; the protein is MKRVLIIAAMLAAAATATVQARDLPKVYGEEATVPANGAEKEIAALFDHWEAALETGKPEEMVKLYARDGVLQPTVSNRVRTTPADIQDYFVHFMALKPHGHINYRQIRLLGPDTALDSGVYTFDIVRDGKPAKVQARYTYVYEKIGGEWKIMNHHSSAMPEQVVVEKVVAEKVAAN